One genomic window of Salvelinus alpinus chromosome 9, SLU_Salpinus.1, whole genome shotgun sequence includes the following:
- the LOC139530744 gene encoding kelch-like protein 28 gives MDQQAQSYMLASLTRPHSEQLLQGLQLLRQDHELCDIVLRVGECKIHAHKVVLASISPYFKAMFTGNLSEKETSEVEFQCIDEAALQAIVEYAYTGTVFISQERVESLLPAANLLQVKLVLKECCSFLESQLDAGNCIGISRFAETYGCHDLCLAATKFICQNFEEVCQTEEFFELTRAELDEIVSNDCLKVVTEETVFYALESWIKYDVTERQKHLAQLLHCVRLPFLSVKFLTRLYEANHLIRDDHACKHLLNEALKYHFMPEHRLSYQTVLSTRPRCAAKVLLAVGGKAGLFATLESMEMYFPQTDSWIGLAPLSVPRYEFGVAVLDQKVYVVGGIATHMRQGISYRRHESTVESWDPDSNTWSTVERMAECRSTLGVVVLAGELYALGGYDGQYYLQSVEKYVPKVKEWQPVAPMTKSRSCFATAVLDGMVYAIGGYGPAHMNSVERYDPSKDAWEMVAPMADKRINFAVGVMLGFIFVVGGHNGVSHLSSIERYDPHQNQWTACRPMNEPRTGVGSAIVDNYLYVVGGHSGSSYLNTVQRYDPITDSWLDSSGMMYCRCNFGMTAL, from the exons ATGGACCAGCAGGCCCAGTCCTATATGCTTGCCAGTCTGACGCGGCCCCACTCTGAGCAGCTGTTGCAAGGCCTCCAGCTGTTGCGGCAGGACCATGAGCTGTGCGACATTGTGCTGCGCGTGGGTGAATGCAAGATCCATGCCCACAAAGTGGTGCTGGCGAGCATCAGCCCCTACTTCAAGGCCATGTTCACGGGCAACCTGTCAGAGAAGGAGACCTCCGAGGTGGAGTTCCAGTGCATTGACGAGGCTGCGCTACAG GCAATCGTTGAGTATGCCTACACTGGCACGGTATTCATCTCACAGGAAAGAGTGGAGTCCCTACTGCCAGCTGCTAACCTGCTCCAGGTCAAGCTGGTGCTGAAGGAGTGCTGCTCCTTCTTAGAGAGTCAGCTAGATGCTGGGAACTGTATAGGCATCTCACGCTTCGCTGAGACCTATGGCTGCCATGATCTCTGCCTGGCTGCCACTAAATTCATCTGTCAGAATTTTGAAGAGGTGTGCCAGACAGAGGAGTTTTTTGAGCTGACACGGGCAGAATTGGATGAAATAGTGTCAAATGACTGTCTGAAGGTGGTAACGGAAGAGACTGTGTTCTACGCCCTGGAGTCGTGGATCAAGTACGATGTGACTGAGCGGCAGAAGCACCTAGCTCAGCTACTGCACTGCGTCCGCTTGCCTTTCCTCAGCGTTAAGTTCCTCACCCGCCTCTACGAGGCCAACCACCTTATCCGGGATGATCACGCCTGCAAGCACCTCCTCAACGAGGCCCTCAAATACCATTTCATGCCTGAGCACCGGCTCTCCTACCAGACAGTGTTGTCCACAAGGCCACGCTGTGCTGCCAAAGTGCTCCTTGCTGTGGGAGGCAAGGCTGGACTCTTTGCCACCCTCGAGAG CATGGAAATGTACTTCCCTCAAACGGATTCATGGATTGGGCTTGCCCCTCTTAGTGTGCCCCGCTATGAGTTTGGAGTGGCAGTGTTGGACCAGAAGGTGTATGTGGTGGGTGGCATCGCCACACACATGCGACAGGGCATTAGCTACCGGAGACATGAGAGCACAGTGGAGAGCTGGGACCCTGACAGCAACACGTGGTCCACAGTGGAGCGCATGGCAGAGTGTCGCAGCACCCTGGGGGTGGTGGTCTTGGCTGGGGAGCTCTATGCCCTTGGGGGCTATGATGGCCAGTACTACCTACAGTCTGTAGAAAAATATGTCCCCAAAGTGAAGGAGTGGCAGCCTGTGGCACCTATGACCAAGTCACGCAGCTGCTTTGCCACGGCTGTGCTGGATGGCATGGTCTATGCCATTGGTGGCTATGGCCCCGCCCATATGAACAG TGTGGAGCGGTACGACCCCAGCAAGGATGCCTGGGAAATGGTAGCCCCCATGGCAGACAAACGGATCAATTTTGCCGTTGGTGTCATGCTAGGGTTCATATTTGTGGTTGGGGGACACAACGGGGTATCACATCTGTCCAGCATTGAGCGGTATGACCCACACCAGAACCAGTGGACAGCCTGTCGGCCCATGAATGAACCACGCACAG GGGTTGGCTCCGCGATCGTGGACAACTATCTCTATGTGGTGGGGGGTCACTCGGGATCATCCTACCTGAACACTGTCCAGCGATACGACCCCATCACAGACAGCTGGCTGGACTCAAGCGGCATGATGTACTGCCGCTGTAACTTTGGCATGACTGCTCTTTGA